A region of the Gemmatimonadaceae bacterium genome:
GCGACGTACTGCGGAATCAATTGCACGGTCGGATAGCGTTTGCGAATACTGATCTCGCGGGCGCAGCAGATCACCGCAACTCGATCCGCGAAGCAGATCGGGCGGTGAAGCAACTCCGCGTCATGGGCTGACGCATTCGAGGTTCTCCCCGTGGCGGGTGACGCCACGGAGCACTGGCGCAGTTTTCGCTCTCGCACGCGCTTTGATGCGGTACTCACTGCTCGCAAACCAGGATCTGGAACTTGCATGCAGTTCTCGCCCTTACATGAAGCACTTGGCGAACCCGTCGACTGGGTGCCCACGCTTGCGCGACGTCTCGGCGACGTCTCGCCAGGACCGCGGCCATGCCTGGCCAGGCACATTGGGCCGACCATCGGTCCCGGGAGTGTGCCACGGCCGCATCGGCCAAAGGCTCTCGACCTTCGATCGACTCCGACGGTGACGCTCATACATGCAACCCGCGTCTGAGCAGGAAAAGCGAGTGGCTAGTGGGATGTTCTCCACTAGCCACTCGACACTCGTCACGCAGCACTATTATCCGGCGGCGTTCACCATGTCGAAGATCGGCAGGTACATGCTGACGACCATGCCGCCGACGACGACGCCGAGGAAGACGATCATCATCGGTTCCATCATCGCCAACAATCCGCTCACCGCCGCGTCGACTTCCTCATCGTAGAAGTCCGCGATCTTGGTGAGCATTTCATCGAGTCCGCCCGTCTGCTCGCCGACGGCGATCATCGAGATCACCATCGGTGGGAAGACCGCGCTCTTCTTCAGCGGCGCCGAGATCGTTTCACCACCGGCGATCGACGCGCGCGATTCCATGATTGCGTCCTGAATCACCCGGTTGCCCGCCGTCTTCGCCGTGATCTCGAGGCCGTCGAGAATCGAGACACCCGAGGAGATCAACGTGCCTAACGTGCGAGTGAATCGCGACACTGCCGATTTTCTCAACACGTCGCCGAGCACCGGCGTCTTCAGCATCAGCCTGTCGATGACGAGCTTTCCACCAGACGTCGCGTAGTAATTCCTGAACATGTAGAAGAGACCGAAGCCCGCGGCGCCCACCGCCCACCAGTACCCTTTCAGGAAGCGCGACATGCCAATCACGATTCGCGTCGGCAACGGCAGCGCCATGTTCACGGATGCGAACATGTTCTCGAACACCGGAATCACGAACACGAGCAGCACGGTGATTGCGATGACGGCGACGCTCATGATCACGCCCGGGTAGATCATCGCGCCCTTCACCTTTCGAACGAGCGCGTCGTTCTTCTCCATGAAAACCGCGAGGCGCATCAGGATCGTATCGAGAATACCGCCCGCTTCACCGGCGGCGACCATGTTCACATACAGATCGCTGAACGCATTCGGATGCTTGCGCAGCGCGTCGGCGACCGTGTTGCCCGACTCGACGTCGAACACCACCGCCTTCGTTGTGTCCTTCAGCGCCTGGTTCTCGCTCTGATTCGCGAGAATATCGAGCGCCTGCACGAGCGGGAGACCGGCGTTGATCATCGTCGAGAACTGGCGGGTGAAGATCACGATCTCACGCATCGGGACCTTGCCGCCTTTCTTCTTCTTCGTCGCCTCGTCGATCTTGATGACGTTGAGCCGCTGCTTTCGCAGCTGCGCAACCGCCTCTTCGCGGCTCGGCGCGTCGATCGTCGCGTTTTTCAGCTCGCCGTTGATGGCGCGAGCGCTGTATGTGTAAACCGGCATTCTCGGATCTCCTCGTTATGGCGCTTGCGTGGTTGGTGGTTTGTGATTGGTGAGTTCGGACTTGCCGCGCGCGGCGCCGGCCTTCCTTCTTCACCAACCACTAATCACCAGCCATCAATCACCGCTTCAGTCCTAACGGCTTCCCACCACCCGCAGCGGCCTTCTTGGGCTGATCGTCGTCGAAGCCCTCGATTTGCATATTGCACATACGCGCCAGCTCGATCGGATCGTGCGACGCGCGGATCACTTCTTCCCACGCCACTTCGCGCGACATGTAGAGCTGATACAGCGCATCGTTCATCGTCTGCATGCCGTACTTCTTTCCCGACTGCATCATCGAGTAGATCTGGTGGATCTTGTCCTCACGGATCAGTGCGCGAATGGCGGGCGTGCAGACGAGGATCTCCGCCGCCATCGACCGCCCGCGACCTTTCGCCTTCGGCAAGAGCGTCTGCGTGATGATGCCCTCGAGACAGAACGCCAACTGCGCGCGCACCTGACCCTGCTGATAGGACGGGAAGACGTCGATGATACGGTTGATCGCTTCCGCCGCCGAGTTGGTGTGGAGCGTCGCGAACGCGAGGTGACCGGTTTCGGCGATCGTTAGGCCCGCCTGGATGGTCTCCAGGTCTCGCATTTCGCCGATGAGCACGACGTCGGGATCCTGACGCAGCGCGTACTTCAGGGAGGCCCCGAAGCTCTTCGTGTCGCTGCCGACTTCCCGTTGATTGACAATGCACTGCTGATGTCGATGGATGAACTCGATCGGGTCCTCGATCGTGATGATGTGCCCCTTCTCTTGCCGGTTGATGCGGTCGATCATCGCCGCGAGCGTGGTCGATTTTCCCGAGCCGGTGGGACCCGTAACGAGGATCAGTCCGCGCGGCTTGTCTGACATATCGGCCAGCACCTTCGACAGTCCAAGCTCCTCGAAGGTCCGGATCTGGAAAGGGATCTGTCGAATCACCATCGATACGCATCCACGTTGCTTGAAGACGTTGCCGCGGAAGCGCGCGAGGTTCTGAATGCCGAACGAGAAGTCGAGCTCGTCCTCCATCTCGAACTTCTTCTTCTGATTCTCCGTCAGCACCGAGTACGCGAGCTGCATGCAATCCTTCGGTTGCAGTACGATGTCGACGTTCGAATTCGTGATTTCGCCGTCGACGCGCACCTTCGGCCGCTCGCCTGCGGTGATGTGCAGGTCGGACGCGCCCCGCTCGATCATTTCTTCGAGCAGGACGCGGAGGTTGAGGCTGGAGGGTCCGGTGTTTGGAGCGGTCATTGATCTCTGTGGTTGGTGGTTGATGGTTGGTGGTTGGTGTTGCCGGTGTCGACCGATCACCAGTCACCAATTACCAGCCACCATCACGCGGCCGTTTCTCGGATCATCTGCTCTACGGTGGTAATTCCTTTAATCACCTTCATCCACGCGTCCATGCGGAGCGTGAGCATTCCCTCTTCGATCGCACCGTCGCGAATCTCGGCGGCGCCGGCGTTCATGATGATCATCCGGCGAATCTTCTGACTCATCGGCATCACCTCGTACACGCCCTGGCGTCCCTTCAGGCCCGTGCCGGCACACGTGTCGCACCCCGTGCCCTTGAAGAAGCCAAGCTCACCGACTGTCGTATCGAGCGAAGCGTACGCGAGAATGCCCTGCGCTTCCTTCGTCGCCTTCGCCTTCGCGCTGGCGATCGCTTCGTTGGTGAAGCGCAGATCTCTGAGCGTCGTCTCGCGCGTCACTTTCGCGCCGGCAAGCTCTTCGTCGGTCGGCTCATACTGCGTGCGGCAATTGTTGCAGATGCGGCGCAGGAGTCGTTGTGCGAGCACGAGGTTGAGCGCCGACGCGACGTTGAAGGGCTCGAGTCCCATGTCGAGCAAGCGCGTCACCGTCTCCGGCGCAGAGTTCGTGTGCAGCGTCGAGAGCACCAGGTGGCCCGTGAGCGCGGCCTTGATCGCGATGCCGCCTGTTTCGAGATCTCGAACCTCACCGACCATGATGATGTTCGGATCCTGACGCAAGAACGCTTTCAGCGCCGCGGCGAACGTCATGCCGACTTCGTTGCGCACCAGAACCTGATTGACGCCGAACATGTTGTACTCGACGGGGTCTTCCGCCGTCATGATGTTCACGTCGATCTGATTGATCTTCGCGAGCGCCGAGTAGAGCGTCGTCGTCTTACCGGAACCGGTTGGACCGGTGACGAGCACCATGCCGTACGGGTTCATGACCGCTTCCATGAGATCCTTCTCGGCGCGCGGCTCGATGCCGAACTTCTCGAGGTCGAGCGTCAGGTTGCCCTTGTCGAGAATTCGGAGCACGACCTTCTCGCCAAAGAGCGTCGGGAGCGTCGAGACGCGGTAGTCGATGACCTTCGTCCCGACCTTCAGCTTGATGCGTCCATCCTGCGGGACGCGCCGCTCGGCGATGTTCAGCTGCGCCATGATCTTGAAACGCGAGATCAGCGCCGCCTTGAGCTTCATCGGCGGCTTCATGACTTCACTCAATGCACCGTCGATGCGATACCTGACGCGGAGCTCGTGCTCGAAGCACTCGAAATGAATATCCGACGCGCCGCGTTTGACTGCGTCGGTGAGAATGGCGTTGATCAGTTTGACGACGGGTGCGTCGTCGATGTCCGCCGCCGTCGCCTCGTCGTCGTGCTCTTCGATGACCTCGATGTCGGCATCGTCCGCGATCTCGGCCATCAAGCTTTGCAGGCGCTGCTCGTCCTGCGAGCCGTAGATCTTCTCGATGACGTTGCGGAGCGTGAACTCGCCCGCGATCACGGGGAAGATGTCGTAGCGTGTGATGAACTTGAGATCCTCGAGCACGCCGAGGTTCGTCGGATCCGCCATCGCGATCGTGAGCGTGCGACCGTCGCGTTTGAGCGGAATGACGAGGTTCTTCACCGCGAGCTCGGTGGGAATCATCTTCGCGATCTTCGGATCGACTTCGAAGCGCGCGAGATCGATGGCGGGCATCTTGTACTGCCGCGCCAACATTTTGGTCAGCTCGTTTTCTTCGATGAAGCCGAGCTTGATGAGATTGTACCCGACCCGGGTGCCGTTTTGCCGCTGCTCTTCGAGCGCGCGCGCGAGTTGCTCACGCGTGATGAGCCCCTCGCGGACGAGGAGGTCGCCGATTCGCTCGATGGCGACGACTGGAGCGGCCATTGCGCGGGCGGGGGAAGAGGTCGAGAGAAAGCGGGACGTTGAAGAACTGA
Encoded here:
- a CDS encoding ATPase, T2SS/T4P/T4SS family translates to MAAPVVAIERIGDLLVREGLITREQLARALEEQRQNGTRVGYNLIKLGFIEENELTKMLARQYKMPAIDLARFEVDPKIAKMIPTELAVKNLVIPLKRDGRTLTIAMADPTNLGVLEDLKFITRYDIFPVIAGEFTLRNVIEKIYGSQDEQRLQSLMAEIADDADIEVIEEHDDEATAADIDDAPVVKLINAILTDAVKRGASDIHFECFEHELRVRYRIDGALSEVMKPPMKLKAALISRFKIMAQLNIAERRVPQDGRIKLKVGTKVIDYRVSTLPTLFGEKVVLRILDKGNLTLDLEKFGIEPRAEKDLMEAVMNPYGMVLVTGPTGSGKTTTLYSALAKINQIDVNIMTAEDPVEYNMFGVNQVLVRNEVGMTFAAALKAFLRQDPNIIMVGEVRDLETGGIAIKAALTGHLVLSTLHTNSAPETVTRLLDMGLEPFNVASALNLVLAQRLLRRICNNCRTQYEPTDEELAGAKVTRETTLRDLRFTNEAIASAKAKATKEAQGILAYASLDTTVGELGFFKGTGCDTCAGTGLKGRQGVYEVMPMSQKIRRMIIMNAGAAEIRDGAIEEGMLTLRMDAWMKVIKGITTVEQMIRETAA
- a CDS encoding type IV pilus twitching motility protein PilT, coding for MTAPNTGPSSLNLRVLLEEMIERGASDLHITAGERPKVRVDGEITNSNVDIVLQPKDCMQLAYSVLTENQKKKFEMEDELDFSFGIQNLARFRGNVFKQRGCVSMVIRQIPFQIRTFEELGLSKVLADMSDKPRGLILVTGPTGSGKSTTLAAMIDRINRQEKGHIITIEDPIEFIHRHQQCIVNQREVGSDTKSFGASLKYALRQDPDVVLIGEMRDLETIQAGLTIAETGHLAFATLHTNSAAEAINRIIDVFPSYQQGQVRAQLAFCLEGIITQTLLPKAKGRGRSMAAEILVCTPAIRALIREDKIHQIYSMMQSGKKYGMQTMNDALYQLYMSREVAWEEVIRASHDPIELARMCNMQIEGFDDDQPKKAAAGGGKPLGLKR
- a CDS encoding type II secretion system F family protein; protein product: MPVYTYSARAINGELKNATIDAPSREEAVAQLRKQRLNVIKIDEATKKKKGGKVPMREIVIFTRQFSTMINAGLPLVQALDILANQSENQALKDTTKAVVFDVESGNTVADALRKHPNAFSDLYVNMVAAGEAGGILDTILMRLAVFMEKNDALVRKVKGAMIYPGVIMSVAVIAITVLLVFVIPVFENMFASVNMALPLPTRIVIGMSRFLKGYWWAVGAAGFGLFYMFRNYYATSGGKLVIDRLMLKTPVLGDVLRKSAVSRFTRTLGTLISSGVSILDGLEITAKTAGNRVIQDAIMESRASIAGGETISAPLKKSAVFPPMVISMIAVGEQTGGLDEMLTKIADFYDEEVDAAVSGLLAMMEPMMIVFLGVVVGGMVVSMYLPIFDMVNAAG